One window of Pyrus communis chromosome 12, drPyrComm1.1, whole genome shotgun sequence genomic DNA carries:
- the LOC137710483 gene encoding probable xyloglucan 6-xylosyltransferase 5 has translation MGQDSPFAAQKRTSSGGLPTTTTGTSANGRAGRGYGALPRGRQIQKTFNNIKITILCGFVTILVLRGTIGVGSLGSSEADAVNQNLIEETNRILAEIRSDSDPNDPDELTETEINPNITYTLGPKIANWDTERKDWLRSNPDFPSLVNGKPRVLLVTGSPPKPCDNPIGDHYLLKVIKNKIDYCRLHGIEIVYNLAHLDKELAGYWAKLPLIRRLMLSHPEVEWIWWMDSDALFTDMVFEIPLSKYASHNLVIHGYPDLLFDQKSWIALNTGSFLFRNCQWSLDLLDAWAPMGPKGPIREEAGKILTANLKGRPAFEADDQSALIYLLLSQKDQWMEKVYVENSYYLHGYWAGLVDRYEEMIEKYHPGLGDERWPFVTHFVGCKPCGSYGDYPVERCLSSMERAFNFADNQVLKLYGFRHRGLLSPKIKRIRNETAAPLEFVDQYDIRRHPVQGGSGSHS, from the coding sequence ATGGGGCAAGACAGTCCTTTCGCAGCTCAGAAGCGAACCAGCTCGGGCGGGCTTCCGACAACCACCACTGGAACCTCGGCCAACGGCCGTGCGGGCCGCGGTTACGGAGCCCTGCCACGTGGACGACAGATCCAGAAGACATTCAACAacatcaaaatcaccatcctCTGCGGCTTCGTCACCATCCTCGTCCTCCGCGGCACGATCGGCGTCGGCAGCCTCGGCAGCTCCGAGGCCGACGCCGTCAACCAGAATCTGATTGAAGAGACGAACCGGATCCTCGCCGAGATCCGGTCCGATTCGGACCCCAACGACCCGGACGAGCTCACCGAGACCGAGATCAACCCCAACATCACATACACGCTCGGACCCAAGATCGCGAATTGGGACACGGAGCGGAAGGATTGGCTCCGGTCGAACCCAGATTTTCCGAGCTTGGTCAACGGTAAGCCCCGTGTTCTTCTCGTTACTGGGTCTCCCCCTAAGCCTTGTGATAACCCAATAGGGGATCATTACTTGTTGAAAGTAATCAAGAACAAAATTGATTACTGTAGACTTCATGGGATTGAAATTGTGTATAATTTAGCTCATTTGGATAAGGAACTCGCCGGGTATTGGGCGAAATTGCCGTTGATTCGGAGGCTGATGCTTTCGCATCCGGAGGTTGAGTGGATTTGGTGGATGGATAGTGATGCATTGTTTACTGACATGGTGTTTGAGATTCCGCTGTCGAAGTATGCTAGTCATAATCTAGTGATTCACGGGTACCCCGATTTGTTGTTTGATCAGAAGTCGTGGATTGCGCTGAACACCGGGAGTTTTCTGTTTAGGAATTGCCAGTGGTCTTTGGATTTGCTTGATGCTTGGGCTCCGATGGGTCCTAAGGGTCCAATAAGGGAGGAGGCCGGGAAGATTTTGACGGCTAATTTGAAGGGGAGGCCGGCATTTGAGGCGGATGATCAGTCTGCATTGATATACTTGTTGCTTTCGCAGAAGGATCAGTGGATGGAGAAGGTGTACGTTGAGAATTCGTATTATTTGCATGGTTACTGGGCTGGATTGGTGGATCGGTATGAGGAGATGATCGAGAAGTATCATCCCGGTTTGGGTGATGAAAGGTGGCCGTTTGTGACCCATTTCGTGGGTTGCAAGCCCTGTGGAAGCTACGGAGATTACCCGGTGGAGAGGTGCTTGAGCAGCATGGAGAGGGCATTTAATTTTGCAGATAACCAGGTGCTTAAGCTCTACGGGTTTAGGCACAGGGGTTTGTTGAGCCCTAAGATCAAGAGGATCAGGAACGAGACAGCAGCCCCTCTAGAGTTTGTTGATCAGTATGATATTCGGCGGCATCCAGTGCAAGGGGGCAGTGGATCACACAGCTAG
- the LOC137711577 gene encoding uncharacterized protein, with protein MAGEHFDSASFIFKRIPKTQFKEWSMVAIRDSPSPDTDSSVFPPINHENLHPPSQPDQKHPDPLSPSPSSPLLSSSSSSSLSSFSPSDSDEPGPVSPLPSVAEVRKPGEFSTWVGIGFGLLRSKLSAMASSSGFDKVWSFASGAGMAGVVFVLWSLFLRARRRRYRNRLMLISKEKDEKINKLLHQIAQMNEVLVARHRVLASKLAN; from the exons ATGGCGGGCGAGCACTTCGATTCAGCGAGCTTCATATTCAAACGCATCcccaaaacccaattcaaagAATGGTCCATGGTCGCCATCAGAGACTCTCCCTCACCCGACACTGACTCCTCCGTCTTCCCTCCAATCAACCACGAAAATCTCCACCCTCCATCACAACCTGATCAAAAGCACCCAGACCCATTATCGCCATCCCCGTCGTCTCCGTTGCTATCGTCGTCTTCGTCGTCGTCGCTGTCGTCATTCTCACCGTCCGATTCCGATGAACCGGGCCCGGTTTCGCCGCTTCCGTCCGTTGCCGAGGTCCGGAAACCCGGCGAATTCTCCACCTGGGTAGGAATTGGATTTGGGTTACTGCGTTCCAAGCTTTCTGCTATGGCTTCCTCATCTGGGTTCGATAAAGTTTGGAGCTTTGCCTCCGGCGCAGGAATGGCGGGTGTGGTGTTCGTGTTATGGTCCTTGTTCTTGCGGGCTCGGCGAAGGCGGTATCGGAATCGTTTGATGTTGATTAGCAAAGAGAAAGACGAG aaaataaataaactgcTGCACCAAATCGCTCAGATGAACGAAGTTCTAGTCGCTCGGCATAGAGTTCTGGCATCGAAACTGGCTAATTGA